A genomic window from Punica granatum isolate Tunisia-2019 chromosome 2, ASM765513v2, whole genome shotgun sequence includes:
- the LOC116195410 gene encoding calcium-dependent protein kinase 20-like yields the protein MGNSCVGPNLGKNGFIQSVTAAVWRTRPQDRLPGNGERSKAAPATNNDLKPSDREPPRPYVPIQETAPEAVKINAPEVKPAEPEKPAKAEPREGASKPSESGNPKKPVHVRRVSSAGLQVDSVLGRKTANIKELYSLGRKLGQGQFGTTFLCVEKGTGKEFACKSIVKRKLTTEEDVEDVRREIRIMHHLAGHPNVISIVDAFEDAVAVHVVMELCSGGELFDRIIQRGHYSEKKAAELARVIVGVVEQCHSLGVMHRDLKPENFLFVNHAEESPLKTIDFGLSMFFKPGEKFTDVVGSPYYVAPEVLRKNYGPECDVWSAGVIIYILLSGVPPFWDETEQGIFEQVLKGDLDFISEPWPTISEGAKDLVRRMLVRDPKQRLTAHEVLCHPWVQIEGVAPDRPLDSAVLTRLKQFSAMNKLKKMAIRVIAESLSEEEIAGLKEMFKMIDTDNSGHITLEELKIGLEKVGANLQESEIIGLMEAADIDNSGTMDYGEFIAAMLHLNKVQREDHLFAAFNYFDKDGSGYITPDELQAACEQFGLRDVHLEDIIREVDQDNDGRIDYSEFVAMMQDVDFGMKVFQ from the exons ATGGGCAACTCATGTGTAGGACCAAACCTTGGTAAAAATGGTTTCATACAGTCGGTCACAGCTGCGGTCTGGCGTACACGGCCACAGGACAGGCTTCCTGGTAATGGAGAAAGAAGTAAAGCTGCCCCCGCCACTAACAATGACCTGAAACCCTCCGACAGAGAGCCCCCTAGACCTTATGTTCCCATACAAGAGACAGCACCCGAGGCTGTCAAGATTAATGCTCCCGAGGTCAAACCCGCGGAGCCCGAAAAGCCTGCCAAGGCTGAGCCTAGAGAAGGAGCGAGTAAGCCTTCAGAGTCGGGGAACCCGAAGAAACCTGTCCATGTGAGAAGGGTGTCGAGTGCAGGACTCCAAGTGGATTCTGTGCTGGGGAGAAAAACTGCAAATATAAAGGAACTCTACAGTTTGGGGCGGAAGCTTGGACAAGGACAATTTGGTACGACATTCCTTTGTGTGGAGAAGGGGACGGGAAAAGAGTTTGCCTGTAAATCGATCGTGAAGAGGAAACTGACGACGGAAGAGGATGTGGAGGATGTAAGGAGGGAGATTAGGATAATGCACCACTTGGCAGGGCATCCCAATGTAATAAGCATTGTGGACGCCTTTGAGGATGCTGTTGCAGTTCATGTTGTCATGGAGCTCTGTTCAGGAGGGGAACTTTTTGACAGGATAATACAGAGGGGCCATTATTCAGAGAAGAAGGCTGCAGAGCTTGCACGCGTGATTGTTGGTGTGGTGGAACAGTGTCATTCTTTGGGCGTCATGCACCGGGACTTGAAACCTGAGAACTTTCTCTTTGTCAACCATGCAGAGGAATCACCTCTAAAGACGATAGACTTTGGGCTGTCAATGTTCTTCAAGCCAG GTGAAAAGTTTACCGATGTGGTGGGAAGCCCTTATTATGTTGCTCCAGAAGTTTTGCGGAAGAATTATGGTCCAGAATGTGATGTTTGGAGTGCTGGTGTTATCATATATATCCTACTGAGTGGTGTCCCACCATTTTGGGATG AAACGGAGCAAGGAATATTCGAGCAGGTCTTGAAAGGCGATCTTGACTTCATATCAGAACCGTGGCCTACTATATCCGAAGGTGCAAAAGATCTGGTCAGAAGGATGCTTGTGAGAGACCCCAAGCAGCGGCTAACTGCTCATGAAGTCCTCT GTCATCCGTGGGTTCAGATTGAGGGCGTCGCTCCTGATAGGCCTCTTGATTCTGCAGTTTTGACTCGCTTGAAACAATTTTCTGCTATGAACAAGCTAAAGAAAATGGCCATCAGG GTAATTGCTGAGTCCCTGTCCGAAGAAGAAATAGCAGGTCTCAAAGAAATGTTCAAGATGATAGACACAGATAATAGTGGTCATATCACTCTTGAGGAGCTGAAGATTGGCTTGGAGAAAGTTGGGGCTAATCTTCAGGAATCTGAAATCATCGGGTTAATGGAAGCA GCGGATATTGATAATAGTGGAACAATGGACTATGGCGAGTTTATAGCAGCAATGCTTCATCTTAACAAGGTCCAGAGAGAGGATCACCTGTTTGCAGCTTTCAACTACTTTGACAAAGATGGGAGCGGATATATTACTCCAGATGAGCTTCAAGCAG